From Aegilops tauschii subsp. strangulata cultivar AL8/78 chromosome 5, Aet v6.0, whole genome shotgun sequence:
TCCATAAAACTCATGGTACTGAGACTGATCCTAAGGACTATAAAAAACTAAACAGTGTTGTCCTCCGACAAGAATGCAGAGAGACTCGAGGTCTTCTCAGATCATCTTGCGAACTTCCTTCGCTGCCCCCTGTTGATCAGTGGCTGATGAAGGAGTTACCACTGGGAGCTCCTCTGGTGGATCCATGGAACAAGCTGAAGATCTCCGACGACAACTCCAGCTTCGCTTCGCCTTCCAAGAAGTGAGAGACTAGCGCAATCACCTTCTACAGCCCGATATCGACCCTGACGGCGACCTGGTCACCCCAAGCTGTGGCAGCCCCTCCGCTGAAGACTCGCAAGGCCTCCCAGGAGTTGGGCTGCCCCTAGGTTCTTATTCTGATGGCGTCGCTCTGAGGCCGTTGGACATTCATAGTCTGTAGCGCTTTATTGTATTAGCTTATTACACTCTCTTTTCATTTTCGCTTTCCGCTGAACTGCTCCTCTCAGTGAGCTGATGTATGGCATGACTTTGGGGGTTTCATTCGAGTAATGGAACCGAGGAGCCTCCctgtttttctaaaaaaaatgtactaactttagtacaaagttagtataaagttagctcatctattttagaacggagggagtacttataTAGTCTATGGGTTGAATTATTGTCTCTCGCAAGGCGACAGGAAAGCCTTTCTCCCCTCAATCTCCGCTGGTGAGCTCGTGGATTCGCCTCCCCCTCCGCCTGCCGCTTTGATGCCTCGTGGTGGGGAGGGGATTCCTGGTGCCTCGGCTCCGACAAGTAGATAGGATGGTTTTAATCCTTGCAGGGATGATGTTCGAATGGATGGTGACGCTTCTTCTTTGAGCCAGTCTTTTGGGCTTCGATCCTCCTTAAATTCGTTCGTCGAGACGGATAAGATGAAGCTCCAGCTTAGATTCCTGCCAGCTCCTTGGAGCAGTGAAGTTGGGGTTTCTCGCCGTTCGTACGCAACATCGAGATTTAGTGTCATATTCTTCACATTGATTAAAGGATCCAACAACGAAGAATGTGGCTCTGAGGCACTCGTCCGGCGGCTCGTTTTGGAGGCAGCAATGGTCGTTCGGTGCTGCATGGACTTGgctgtaatttttattatgtttgaaaGAATTTATACTTGCGATGAATCTTTATAATAGATCGGATTCATTTCCAATAAAATGGGCTGAATTATTGTAACAGTGGAACATAAAGGTGTGCACTGCCCGCCCTACTCCGTCCATCCTACAAATGAATGATAAAAACTTTTGAGGAAAAATATATAGATGTTACAAATATCCGTGTATAATATTTTTTTATATGAAAGCATAAGATTTGCCTCATCTATTAATAAGGAGAGAATAGAGTTCTACAAGTAACCCACAATCACGACATGGTAGTTACTCATGCAATACAACATGCGCTAGTTTCTTAGCATCCGCGGGTAACCCAAAATTTTGCCTCCTCACAAATCACGCGCATTAAGATTGGTGTCGACGCACATTTGTGCCGGAAAACACGAGAATTTCTCTCGTTTGAGAGAGTCCAAGAGACAAGCATGGTGAGGGACGCCATTGCTCACCTATTCAATTTATGCATGTCGGCTTCCTTATCCCATCATTCCTTGATGGAGCCTTCAATGTGCAAGGTAGATGTGTCCATATCAGCAAGGCCAGAAAAATTCGATGACCAAACGCCAAAGCAGTGGTGTAGTGGCATCTAAACAAGAGATGTACGCTAGCTTCTTGCCCCCTCTTGCAAAGAGGAGAAAGATCGCTACTCTTCAACCGATCGGCGCCCCACATCCGATCTTGTAGCGCAAGCCAAGTGAAGAAATTTACTTTAGGGTGGGGGAGCTTTCCATACCATGTGCTCCATGAGGGAAAGAGCTATCCCAAGGAACTGAGCCTTATAAGTGGTGGTCGCCGAATAGATCCCATCATGTGAGTGCTTCCAAATAATGTCGTCTTTGGCATGTTCGTCCAAATGGAAGTCATGAACAAGCATTCAAAGGGTGAATATTTCCCGGATGTGGTCGCTGTAGACAACGGTGTTCTGGTTGATCTTTCGGATCCAAGCATTATCTTTAAGGCCTTGGAGCAGCTGCCAATTATTTCTCCGCGAGGCTACAAAGATAAGTTGTTCAATATCCTTAGTTTGCGCCCAAGAAGCCATGGGGAGGCCCAAAATGTTGTTTTAGCGCCATTGACAACGGTGATAGTCCAATATACAATTACATATTAAGCATCTCAATGCATATTAATTACTATTTTTGAAACGGAGACAATTTTTTGACTCAACCATTATTTAAGAAGAAAAGAGTTGCATGGTTAATTTATGgaaaaacaggaaaaaaacgTCACAACTTGCCCATTTATGTGAACTACTCCTGAAGAACCACcgcacctccccccccccccccccccccccaaaaaaacaaTTCGGTCACATCACCACCAATGTAACCGAATCGTCCCCCACAAGTTGCATTCTACACAACAGTATCTTGGATGAACCTCCACCTTCCCGTTATCACCGCCCTTCTTGCCATTGCACTTTCTAGATTTGATCTTGGGATCCCAGCTTGAGGAGGAGTGCCATCTTTCTTGCATATGTCCCTCAACGCCTTCTGTCTCAAGAGACATTCAATCATTTTTCAGATTTATCATCCAAGTTAGATTGGTGTTCAATAAGCTTAATAGCGAACATCTCGCCGAGGTTACGCACCGGCACTTGAGCAGTTCCCTCCTCATCAACGACCACCTGGATCAAATTTGGCGGCCAAAAACGAAGAAGAACGACTAGTTTTTTAAATAAAGGAGATTGTTAGTAACTCACAATTTGACATGTACTATAACAAATTCACATATTGATTATGCAGAACCAAGATGCACACAGCTGCCATAAAAAAACAAGCACACCCACACATATACACACAATTCCTCCGCACCCAActataagatgttttggatatttcaagAAGACTATATATTAGACTGAAATTAATGAAGAAAGATACTAAACCGCGTCTTTATACAGTTGAATAAGAAAAAAAGTTAGAACAACTTataattcggaacggagggagtacctcacATCAAGGAAGTCTGAATAGAATCTCGAATAGACAACGGGCCTCAAATCGAAGCCAAAGGCAATAAAAACTGAGGCACAAGAGAATCTCGAAGGCTGGGTCCAAGATTGTGCATAGCAGTTGTTCCTCGTTTCATATCATAAACGTACAACGCCTTGTCATCGGGCATCAAAAAGTATATGCAGTCCCGTTTCCTTAGACCGAGCTGGAGTGCATCCAACGACGCTCCATAACCGCGGCAACTATCGTAGAAAATCAGCATGTCGCCGAGCGTGTCCACCTTGAGCCAAGCTCCATTGGAGACATCCAACTTGCGCACAACAATTCGCGCGATATGCCGGACAGATATCCCGTGGTAACAAAAGCTTAGCACAAACAGCTCTCCGCGGCACTCTAAGATGCCGCAATGAAACCTGGTATACCCGATTGGGAAACGTTGTTGCAGCAAGCCGTGCGTGGTGAACGCTGGGTATGGTAAGAACGCTAGTGTGACAATCTGATCGTGCTCGTCGTGATACAGGTCGTATGCGTAGAACTTGCCACCAAGCGTGGTAAGACCTTCATTGAAGCTTTTCCCATGCTCGTGCTCGTGCTCGAACCATTGGTTTCCTCCTGCATGGCAGTAGTAGATGAGTGCGTGCGCGAGGTCTGCTACGAGCACGACGCAGTCTGGATCTGTCGGCTTGAGCGAGAGAAGGCACCTGACGCTTTGTGCGGCTTGAAGGAGATTCTCTTGGTCTGGAGGTAAGCTGATCCTCTCGAGAGTTGATGGGTTCCAGAGGAAAGAGTCGTGCGATTCGAGATGCAGCATGAGCACCCATCCTTGAGGTGTTAGCCAGTAACGATGGCCTCTGAAACCATCGGCTCTCCTGCCCAGTAACTGCCTCTTAGGGATGCTATACAGGAATATGGTCTCGCCGTCATGTTGGTCGTCGAACAGCAGCAGCGGAGCGAGGCTTGGATCCAGCGGAAACGGTGACAGGCCGGTCAGCCCCTTCAAGTTCTCCGCCCCGCAGCTCGTATCCATCTCGTCGTCCGCCGTCTCCCTGCAAAGTTTTCTTAATTTCCTGCGCGAGACTGCCAGATCCCATATCGTTTCCTTTTATGTTGCCGTTTGCCGTTGCCCACACGGGCGCGCAGTTTAGGTTTCGGGTCGGGTCGGGCCGGGATTGTACGTACGTGACATCTGCTGCTTCCTCCCTACTCGGGATGGAATTCTTCTTGGGCTCCAAGAGAGAAATTTTAGCAAGATACAGTAGTAGCGTAAAGCTCGAGATATTCAGCCGCACGTACGCCTTATTACCACCTGCGGCCAAACGAGAGGCGGTGATGTCGCAGGAACGAGATTGGTCGTCTCTCCCGGTGGACCTGCTTATCCTCATCCTGAAGCGTCTGCGGTGGTCGAGCCACCCGAGTATCGCCTTGGTGTGCCGACAATGGAGCTCGGCCATGTCGCCCTTCTATCCGGTGTGGATCACCCCGCTCCTGCTAAACACCACCGACGTCGGAACCACCAATGTCCGCTACTACAGTCCCTACTTCCAGAAAAACTTCGAGATTGGCGACACCCTAGAGGCACCTGACGCCAAGATCTGTTACGCCAACGGAAGGTACCTAACACTATGCATGTCAAAGCAAATCCTCAAAGTTGACCTTCTGACCGACGACTTCTACCGTCTCGCACCGATTTCTCAGAGGTTCGAACATATCATCTACAATGGTATGGGCAAGATGTTCGGCATCAGTACGCTTGCCGTCCAAGTGATTGCTTGTTGCATGCAAAACAGCGACGGGGTGTGGGAACATTGGGAGTACTCCTACCCCGACAGGACAAAGTTCACGGCGTCACCAGGGTCCAACCCTGTGCTCCACCACGGCTTGATCTATCTACTATTAGAAGACGGAAGATTAGCCGTATGCGACGAGCGCAGACACGAAGAAGGATTTGAAATTCTTGAGAAGCCACGGGGTTTCGGGTTTGTATACGAAGACAGCTACTTGATCGAGTCCGGCCAGGGCGAGCTGATGGTCGTCCTCATCGGCCGACGCGGGTCACCTGTCGACGTCTTCAAGCTCAATGGACCCACGATGGAGTGGGACAAGATGGAGAGCCTAGATGGCAGGGCTTTGTTTACGGGCACACTCACGACCATAATGAAGAAGACTACCATCAAGTCAGATGCAGAACAAGATCTTCCTCCCAAGACTCTATGATTGGCCGGACATTGTTTATGCTGACTTTGTTCTGTGCGACGGTAAATTTGGCTTTGTGCCGGGGTCGCCACGTGTTGATAACACAAGGTGAAGGTTGgcaattgttggaaatatgccctagaggcaataataaatggttaatattatatttctttgttcatagtaattgtctattgttcatgctataattgtgttatccgaaaatcgtaatacatgtgtgaatacatagaccacaacgtgtccctagtaagcctctagttgactagctcgttgatcaacagatattcctgactatggacattggatgtcattgataacgggatcacatcattaggagaatgatgtgatggacaagacccaatcctaagcatagcataaaagatcgtgtagtttcgtttgctagagctttcccaatgtcaagtatcttttccttagaccatgagatggtgcaactcccggataccgtaggagtgctttgggtgtgccaaacgtcacaacgtaactgggtgactataaaggtgcactacgggtatctccgaaagtgtctgttgggttggcacggatcgagactgggatttgtcactccgtatgacggagaggtatctctgggcccactcggcgatgcatcatcataatgagctcaatgtgactaaggcgttggtcacgggatcatgcattgcggtacgagtaaagagacttgccggtaacgagattgaacaaggtattgggataccgacgatcgaatctcgggcaagtaacataccgattgacaaaggaaattgtaaacgggattgattgaatcctcgacatcgtggttcatccgatgagatcatcgtggaacatgtgggagccaacatgggtatctagatcccgctgttggttattgaccggagaggcgtctcggtcatgtctgcatgtctcccgaacccgtagggtctacacacttaaggttcggtgacgctagggttgtagggatatgagtatgcggaaacccgaaagttgttcggagtcccggatgagatcccggacgtcacgaggagttccggaatggtccggaggtgaagaattatatataagaagtccagtttcggccaccggaaaagtttcgggggttatcggtattgtaccggcaccaccggaagggtcccgggggtccaccgggtggggccacctgtcccggagggccccatgggctgaagtgggaagggaaccagcccctagtgggctggggcgcccccccatgggcctcccccctgcgcctagggttggaaaccctagggtgggggcgccccacttgacttggggggtaagttaccccccttggccgccgccccccccccccatctagatgggacttggccgacgcccccccccccccccggggcctatataaaggggggagggagggcagcaacaccacagccttgggcgcctccctcctcccctgcaacacctctccctctcgcagaagctcggcaaagccctgccgagatcccgctacatccaccaccacgccgtcgtgctgctggatctccatcaacctctccttcccccttgctggatcaagaaggaggagacgtcgctgcaccatacgtgtgttgaacacggaggtgccgtccgttcggcactcggtcatcggtgatttgaatcacggcgagtacgactccgtcaacctcgttcattggaacgcttccgctcgcgatctacaagggtatatagatgcactcctttcccctcgttgctagtatactccatagatggatcttggtgagcgtgggaaaattttaaaattctgctacgatccccaatagtggcatcatgagccaggcctatgcgtagttactatgcatgagtagaacacaaagcagttgtgggcgttgatgttgccaattcttcttgccgctactagtcgtatcttgtttcggcggaattgtgggatgaagcggcccggaccgaccttacacgtacgcttacgtgagacaggttccaccgactgacatgcactagttgcataaggtggctagcgggtgtctgtctctcctactttagtcggaacggattcgatgaaaagggtccttatgaagggtaaatagaaattggcaaatcacgttgtggttttacgtagttaagaaacgttcttgctagaaacttatacaagccacgtaaaaacttgcaacaacaattagaggacatctaacttgtttttgcagcatgtgctatgtgatgtgatatggccagaagatgtgatgaatgatatatgtgatgtatgagattgatcatattcttgtaataggaatcacgacttgcatgtcgatgagtatgacaaccggcaggagccataggagttgtctttattattttgtatgacctgcgtgtcattgagtaacgccatgtaaattactttactttattgctaaacgtgtTAGCCGTAGAAGTacaagtaatcgttggcgtgacaacttcatgaagacacaatgatggagatcatgatgatggagatcatggtgtcatgccggtgacgaagatgatcatggtgccccgaagatggagatcaaaggagcaaaatgatattggccatatcatgtcactatttgattgcatgtgatgtttatcatgtttttgcatcttatttgcttagaacggcgatagtaagtaagatgatcccttataataatttcaagaaagtgttcaccctaactgtgcaccgttgcgaaggttcgttgtttcgaagcaccacgtgatgatcgggtgtgatagattctaacgttcgcatacaacgggtgttgacgagcctagcatgtacagacatggcctcggaacacacgcaatacacttaggttgacttgacgagcctagcatgtacagacatggcctcggaacacggaggaccgaaaggtcgagcatgagtcgtatagaagatacgatcaacatggagatgttcaccgatcttgactagtccgtctcacgtgatgatcggacacggcctagttaactcggatcatgtttcacttagatgactagagggatgtctatctgagtgggagttcattgagtaatttgattagatgaacttaattatcatgaacttagtctaaaatctttacaatatgtcttgtagatcaaatggcccacgttgtcctcaatttcaacgcgttcctagagaaaaccaagctgaaagatgatggcagcaactatacggactgggtccggaacctgaggatcatcctcatagcagccaagaaagattatgttttagaagcaccgctaggtgaagcaccaatcccagagaaccaagacgttatgaacgcttggcagcatcgtgctgatgattactccctccttcagtgcggcatgctttacagcatagaaccgggtctccaaaagcgttttgagaaacatggagcatatgagatgttcgaggagctgaaaatggttttccaagctcatgcccgggtcgagagatatgaagtctccgacaagttcttcagctgtaaaatggaggagaatagttctgttagtgagcacatactcagaatgtctgggttgcacaaccgcttgtctcagctgggagttaatctcccggatgacgcggtcattgacagaatccttcagtcgcttccaccaagctacaagagctttgtgatgaacttcaatatgcaagggatggaaaagaccattcctgaggtatattcaatgctgaaatcagcggaggtggagatcagaaaagaacatcaagtgttgatggtgaataaaaccactaagttcaagaagggcaagggtaagaagaacttcaagaaggacggcaagggagttgccgcgcccggtaagccagttgctgggaagaagccaaggaatggacccaagcccgagactgagtgcttttattgcaagagaagtggtcactggaagcggaactgccccaaatacttagcggacaagaaggccggcaacaccaaaggcatatgtgatatacatgtaattgatgtgtaccttaccagtactcgtagtagctcctgggtatttgataccggtgcggttgctcatatttgtaactcaaaacaggaactgcggaataaacggagactggcaaaggacgaggtgacgatgcgcgtcgagaatggttccaaggtcgatgtgatcgccgtcggcacgctacctctgcatctacctacgggattagttttaaacctcaataattgttatttagtgccagctttgagcatgaacattgtatctggatctcgtttaattcgagatggctactcatttaaatccgagaataatggttgttctatttatatgagagatatgttttatggtcatgccccgttagtcaatggtttattcttgatgaatctcgaacgtgatgttacacatattcatagtgtgaataccaaaagatgtaaagttgataacgatagtcccacatacttgtggcgctgccgccttggtcacattggtgtcaagcgcatgaagaagctccatgcagatggacttttggagtctcttgattacgaatcatttgacacgtgcgaaccatgcctcatgggtaagatgaccaagactccgttctccagaacaatggagcgagcaaccaacttattggaaatcatacataccgatgtgtgcggtccaatgagtgttgaggctcgcggaggatatcgttatgttctcactctcactgatgacttaagtagatatgggtatgtctacctaatgaaacacaagtctgaaacctttgaaaagttcaaagaatttcagagtgaggttgagaatcaacgtgacagaaaaataaaattcttacgatcagatcgtgggggagaatatttaagtcacgagtttggtacacacttaaggaaatgtggaatcgtttcacaactcacgccgcctggaacacctcagcgaaacggtgtgtccgaacgtcgtaatcgcactctattggatatggtgcgatctatgatgtctcttaccgatttaccgctctcattttggggctatgctttggagactgccgcattcactttaaatagggctccgtcgaaatccgttgagacgacaccgtatgaattatggtttgggaagaaacctaagctgtcgtttctaaaagtttggggatgcgatgcttatgtcaagaaacttcaacctgaaaagctcgaacccaagtcggagaaatgcgtcttcataggataccctaaggaaactattgggtataccttctacctcagatccgaaggcaagatcttcgttgccaagaacgggtcctttctggagaaagagtttctctcgaaagaattgagtgggaggaaagtggaacttgatgaggtgatagtcaccccttccgaaccggaaagtagcgcagcgcgggaaaatgttcctgtggtgcctacaccgactggggaggaagttaatgatgatgatcatgaagcttcggatcaagttactgctgaacttcgtaggtccacaaggacacgttccgcaccagagtggtacggcaaccctgtcctggaaatcatgttgttggacaacagtgaaccttcgaactatgaagaagcgatggcgggcccgaattccgataaatggctagaagccatgaaatccgagataggatccatgtatgaaaacgaagtatggactttgactgacttgcccgatgatcggcgagccatagaaaacaaatgaatctttaagaagaagacagacgcagatggtaatgtgaccatctataaggctcgacttgtcgctaagggttatcgacaagttcaaggggttgactacgatgagactttctcacccgtagcgaagctgaagtccgtccgaatcacgttagcaattgccgcatactatgattatgagatatgacagatggacgtcaaaacggcattccttaacggcttccttaaggaagagttgtatatgatgcagccggaaggttttgtcgatcctaagaatgctaacaaagtatgcaagctccagcgctcaatctatgggctggtgcaagcatctcggagttggaacattcgctttgatgagatgatcaaagcatttgggtttacacagacttatggagaagcctgtgtttacaagaaagtgagtgggagctctgtagcatttctcatattatatgtggatgacatactattgatgggaaatgatatagaattcttggaaagtataaaggcctatttgaataagtgtttttcaatgaaggaccttggagaagctgcttatatattaggcatcaagatctatagagatagatcaagacgcctcattggtctttcacagagtacataccttgacaagatattgaagaagttcaatatggatcagtccaagaaggggttcttgcccgtattgcaaggtgtgcaattgagcacggctcaatgcccgaccacggcagaagatagagaaaagatgagtgtcatcccctatgcctcggccatagggtctattatgtatgccatgctgtgtaccagacctgatataaaccttgccgtaagtttggtaggaaggtaccaaagtaatcccggcatggaacactggacggcggtcaagaatatcctgaagtacctgaagaggactaaggatatgtttctcgtttatggaggtgacgaagagctcgtcgtaaagggttacgtcgacgctagcttcgacacagatctggatgactcgaagtcacaaaccggatacgtgtatattttgaatggaggagcagtaagctggtgcagttgcaagcaaagcgtcgtggcgggacctacatgtgaagcggagtacatggcagcctcggaggcaacacatgaagcagtctggatgaaggagttcattaccgacctaggggtgattcccaatgcatcgggcccgatgactctcttctgtgacaacactggagctattgcccttgcgaaggagcccagatttcacaggaagaccaggcatatcaagcgtcgcttcaactccattcgtgaaagtgttcaaaatggagaca
This genomic window contains:
- the LOC141022824 gene encoding uncharacterized protein codes for the protein MDTSCGAENLKGLTGLSPFPLDPSLAPLLLFDDQHDGETIFLYSIPKRQLLGRRADGFRGHRYWLTPQGWVLMLHLESHDSFLWNPSTLERISLPPDQENLLQAAQSVRCLLSLKPTDPDCVVLVADLAHALIYYCHAGGNQWFEHEHEHGKSFNEGLTTLGGKFYAYDLYHDEHDQIVTLAFLPYPAFTTHGLLQQRFPIGYTRFHCGILECRGELFVLSFCYHGISVRHIARIVVRKLDVSNGAWLKVDTLGDMLIFYDSCRGYGASLDALQLGLRKRDCIYFLMPDDKALYVYDMKRGTTAMHNLGPSLRDSLVPQFLLPLASI